The Desulforegula conservatrix Mb1Pa DNA window ATAATAGATAAGATAGAAAAGCAAATCCGCAGTTATATTGAGTGGAACGACATAATGAATTCTCTCATGACAAAATGCGGGGAAACTTTTGGTGCACCTATTCAGGAGTTTAGAAACAGTCTTGCAACTGAAGCATTGTTTTTGACCTGGGCAATGCAGAGATGTGATCATGATGCTGATAAACTTTCCGGAATTTATGCTGACTTTTTAGCAATACAGAAACAGATTGATGAGCGTGAATCCACAATAAGAGCAAATAATAAAACTCTTAAAAGAATTGTTTCAAGCGTTGACGAAGGTCGTCTTAAAGCCAAGCTTGCGAAAGGCGATCTTATAAAGGCAAATCTGCGTCTTGTTGTCAGCATTGCAAAAAAATACACAAACCGCGGACTCCAGTTTCTTGACCTGATTCAGGAAGGCAACATCGGCCTTATGAAGGCTGTTGATAAGTTTGAATACAGGAGAGGTTATAAGTTCAGTACATATGCTACCTGGTGGATACGTCAGGCAATTACAAGGGCTATAGCGGATCAGGCCAGAACGATACGTATTCCAGTGCATATGATTGAGACTATAAACAAATTGATAAGGACATCCCGCTATCTTGTCCAAGAGCTTGGCAGGGAGCCTGTTCCTGAAGAAATTGCCGAAAAGATGGAGATCCCCCTTGATAAGGTCAGAAGGGTTCTTAAGATCGCAAGGGAGCCTATTTCCCTTGAGACACCGATCGGAGAGGAGGAAGATAGCCATCTGGGAGATTTTATCGAGGATAAGAAGTTTATGCTTCCTTCTGATGCTGCCATAAATATGAATCTGTCGGAGCAGACCAGAAAAGTACTGGCAACCCTTACTCCTCGTGAGGAAAAAGTCCTTAGAATGAGATTCGGTATCGGAGAAAAGGCTGATCACACTCTTGAAGAGGTTGGTAAAGATTTTGCAGTTACAAGAGAGCGTATCAGGCAGATTGAGGCAAAGGCTTTAAGAAAGCTCCGGCATCCGACCAGAAGCAAAAAACTAAAAAGTTTTA harbors:
- the rpoD gene encoding RNA polymerase sigma factor RpoD, whose protein sequence is MAKKPAMNRTAIAAQKEGIRILIARGKKEGSLTYDEINDALPDDLPPEQIEEILAVFTDLGIEVVDSDKSDAPAKKTKLRTSEDDEETEEEELEPIDGEAIFQPEEAAEEEKPEVDDSDFGAVTDPVKMYLREMGQVTLLSREGEIEIAKKIEEGEREVLKAMLETTVAVDMILQLGDKITNGVLRPKHVLRDIDEGDSGMEEAGQVQKFIETIIAIREIDGENTELRKKISLLEKESEEHRKIKKSISRRSQRIYELLKEWRFEGSIIDKIEKQIRSYIEWNDIMNSLMTKCGETFGAPIQEFRNSLATEALFLTWAMQRCDHDADKLSGIYADFLAIQKQIDERESTIRANNKTLKRIVSSVDEGRLKAKLAKGDLIKANLRLVVSIAKKYTNRGLQFLDLIQEGNIGLMKAVDKFEYRRGYKFSTYATWWIRQAITRAIADQARTIRIPVHMIETINKLIRTSRYLVQELGREPVPEEIAEKMEIPLDKVRRVLKIAREPISLETPIGEEEDSHLGDFIEDKKFMLPSDAAINMNLSEQTRKVLATLTPREEKVLRMRFGIGEKADHTLEEVGKDFAVTRERIRQIEAKALRKLRHPTRSKKLKSFIEI